Proteins from a single region of Neodiprion virginianus isolate iyNeoVirg1 chromosome 4, iyNeoVirg1.1, whole genome shotgun sequence:
- the LOC124303216 gene encoding uncharacterized protein LOC124303216, with amino-acid sequence MARQQTTDRNIPHLRDIFGFGSKWENGRTPAEEKAPGHDSAVSVSSTSGDEESPKNNKKKKSRRRDNSKTLTESDVKHLERHLSMKKTIRKKIMRDLQQAFVEDPNEFRVDDIPPEQLKAEINIQSLSFGTPSQKQGRNRGNAESNFLDMLRGGGGVEKGGNDVDRDSGHGGSPTREPQGQDADDECSYTYDGHGGGTPASKKSGNFWRRFTMKNRNKR; translated from the exons ATGGCGAGGCAACAGACAACCGACCGGAACATTCCTCACCTACGGGACATATTCGGGTTCGGTAGTAAATGGGAGAACGGGAGAACACCGGCCGAGGAAAAAGCTCCGGGACACGACAGCGCCGTTTCCGTTAGCTCGACTTCGGGCGACGAGGAAAGTCCGaagaataataagaagaagaaatcaCGGCGTCGCGATAACAGCAAAACCCTGACGGAGAGTGACGTTAAACACCTCGAGAGACACTTGTCGATGAAGAAAACCATCCGGAAGAAGATAATGCGCGATCTTCAACAAGCGTTCGTCGAGGATCCCAACGAATTCAGGGTCGATGACATTCCTCCTGAACAGCTCAAGGCTGAGATAAATATACAGAGCCTAAGCTTTGGCACACCGTCTCAAAAACAGGGACGAAATCGCGGCAACGCCGAGAGCAATTTTCTCGACATGCTCAGAGGCGGTGGAG GTGTTGAGAAGGGGGGAAATGACGTGGACCGTGATTCTGGGCACGGTGGTTCTCCTACGAGGGAACCTCAGGGTCAAGACGCGGACGATGAGTGCAGTTACACCTACGATGGCCACGGAGGTGGAACGCCGGCTTCGAAGAAGTCAGGAAACTTCTGGAGACGTTTCACGATGAAGAATCGTAACAAGCGGTAA
- the LOC124303213 gene encoding plexin domain-containing protein 1 produces the protein MARESRWLFSSSCCYVRYSFVILVAASLGFSLVVSAADTSEDFYHSYESLNLDKRSAPAVPVNLVLYDEPATRVRRSLPEPAPDQNATLDVATTPSTKTTAKLNSSFENVAYSTDNNTKNSTSQPTLVTTSQVVVSQPLNAATGKSVDHPRVWANATMRPVVLESPVNKTEVSATNTTKNMDDSIGDDINISKFGDLTNTTLSQNNITKTQEDHHIYYNSTIFTDKVEAQKLWVDMDNHPQLVVNELLSDSHRRAATVKLSFDFPFYGHDVRNVTIATGGFLYTGEYVHSWLAATQYIAPLMANFDTRLSNDSYVKYADNGTAFTVEWSKVALQTKQDVGDFTFQVTLHKNGDIVFVYAAIPLDIEKIADNLHPVKVGLSDAYIIDRTVFYVRRKTIYEYHRVNFMNQEVKNWTVIYLHALPTCLRMDNCNDCLNTSIDFKCKWCPSLNRCSTGIDRYKQEWLMKRCEEQSIKEEESCPVTPSTATTYEEHEVHSHDHHNNTFDVQKIMHTANARGPLPPTNKMTMGVSGIIGILLVVSLIVALIGWGGYAYRNPHSASGQVLIRYRPSQWSWRRGEARYTAATIHM, from the exons AAGATTTCTACCATAGCTATGAAAGCTTGAACTTGGACAAGAGGTCTGCTCCAGCAGTGCCTGTGAATTTAGTCCTCTACGATGAACCAGCGACCAGAGTGCGGCGTAGCTTACCGGAACCAGCACCGGACCAGAACGCAACTTTGGATGTTGCAACCACACCATCGACGAAAACAACAGCGAAATTGAACAgcagttttgaaaatgttgcATACTCAACCGATAACAATACCAAGAATTCTACGTCTCAGCCAACGTTGGTTACAACGTCTCAAGTCGTTGTTTCGCAACCATTGAATGCTGCTACTGGAAAATCAGTT GATCATCCAAGAGTATGGGCCAACGCAACGATGAGGCCGGTTGTTCTGGAGAGTCCTGTTAACAAGACTGAAGTCTCGGCTACAAACACAACCAAAAATATGGACGATTCGATTGGCGATGATATAAACATTAGTAAATTTGGAGATCTTACAAACACTACGTTGTCTCAGAATAATATCACTAAGACCCAGGAAGATCATCACATTTATTACAACAGCACGATATTCACGGATAAGGTCGAGGCTCAGAAGTTATGGGTCGACATGGACAATCATCCGCAGCTTGTAGTCAATGAGCTTCTCAGTGACAGCCATAGGAGAGCtgcg ACAGTGAAGTTATCATTTGATTTTCCATTCTACGGACATGATGTCAGGAACGTAACGATAGCAACAGGCGGCTTCTTGTACACTGGCGAATACGTGCACAGCTGGCTAGCCGCAACTCAGTATATTGCTCCTTTGATGGCGAACTTTGATACCAGGCTGTCCAATGACAGCTATGTCAAATATGCAGATAATG GCACAGCCTTCACTGTGGAGTGGTCTAAAGTGGCACTTCAAACGAAGCAAGACGTTGGAGACTTCACTTTCCAAGTGACTCTTCACAAAAATGGTGATATCGTGTTCGTTTATGCAGCTATACCACTGgacattgaaaaaatcgcAGACAATTTGCACCCTGTCAAAGTCGGGCTCAGCGATGCTTACATAATCGACAGAACTGTCTTTT ATGTTCGACGCAAGACGATTTACGAATATCACAGGGTAAATTTCATGAACCaggaagtaaaaaattggACCGTAATTTACCTCCATGCATTACCAACATGTCTGAGAATGGACAACTGTAACGACTGTCTGAATACATCAATCGACTTTAAATGCAAATGGTGCCCAAGTTTGAACCGGTGTAGCACTGGCATTGATCGTTACAAGCAGGAATGGCTTATGAAGAGATGTGAAGAGCAGAGCATCAAGGAAGAGGAAAGCTGTCCCGTGACACCCTCAACGGCCACAACGTACGAGGAACATGAAGTCCATAGTCATGACCATCACAACAACACATTTGacgtacaaaaaattatgcatACAGCAAATGCTCGCGGCCCTTTGCCTC CTACGAATAAAATGACTATGGGGGTGTCTGGAATAATCGGAATTCTCTTAGTGGTCTCGCTAATCGTTGCCTTAATTGGGTGGGGCGGATATGCTTATCGCAATCCACACAGTGCCTCCGGTCAAGTACTCATCAGA tatcgACCAAGTCAATGGAGTTGGCGGCGAGGAGAAGCACGTTACACAGCCGCAACAATTCATATGTAA